The Erythrolamprus reginae isolate rEryReg1 chromosome 3, rEryReg1.hap1, whole genome shotgun sequence genome contains a region encoding:
- the GORAB gene encoding RAB6-interacting golgin isoform X2: MKQRILRRPTQTRRGRFSRAAFRFHGCTCTYAEANRARPEGRPDFPKKGGGFWRRGSGRWSRLRGGTMAGGWAGFSERELRQLQGHRKDLPGPPFKKQNQGPSINKSRQCLQQKKAPQKIEKILELPDGAALSPLEKAEKQEARNQQVEVELKQSCNSDPTAATSHQLVKKKMELQERSRWEILQEEQKLMEEKNKRKKAFLAKAIAERSKRTQAETVKLKRIQKQLQALDDMVSADIGILRNRIDQASLEYSCARKRYEKAELEYVAAKLDLQKKTDVKEQLAEHLSTIIQQNELRKAKKLEELMKELEVEADEENLELEIEVEQMLQQQETEARSQEIETQKLAQVDVQCTDSQTLSKEHENENLTNINGAT; encoded by the exons ATGAAGCAGAGAATATTACGGCGCCCCACCCAAACCAGGCGAGGCCGCTTCAGTAGAGCTGCCTTTCGTTTCCATGGCTGCACGTGTACATACGCTGAAGCAAACCGCGCGAGGCCTGAAGGAAGGCCGGATTTTCCCAAGAAAGGGGGCGGATTTTGGAGACGTGGCAGCGGAAGGTGGAGTAGGCTAAGAGGAGGCACTATGGCAGGGGGCTGGGCCGGATTCTCGGAGCGGGAGCTTCGGCAGCTTCAGGGGCATCGCAAAG ATCTGCCAGGACCCCCGTTCAAAAAACAAAATCAAGGGCCTTCTATAAATAAAAGCCGCCAATGTTTGCAGCAGAAAAAAGCTCCTCAAAAGATAGAAAAAATATTGGAATTGCCAGATGGAGCAGCATTATCACCCCTGGAGAAGGCTGAGAAACAGGAGGCCAGAAATCAACAGGTGGAAGTTGAACTTAAACAATCATGTAATAGTGACCCAACTGCAGCAACAAGTCATCAGCTtgtgaaaaagaaaatggaatt GCAGGAGAGGTCTCGGTGGGAAATCCTTCAAGAAGAGCAGAAActgatggaagaaaaaaataaacgcAAGAAGGCTTTCCTTGCTAAAGCCATTGCTGAAAG ATCTAAAAGAACTCAGGCTGAAACAGTTAAATTAAAACGGATTCAAAAGCAACTCCAAGCTTTAGACGACATGGTATCTGCAGATATTGGGATATTGAGAAATAGGATTGACCAGGCAAGCTTGGAGTATTCATGTGCTCG gaaGCGTTATGAAAAAGCAGAATTAGAGTATGTGGCTGCAAAACTGGATCTCCAAAAGAAAACAGACGTTAAAGAACAACTTGCAGAGCACTTGAGCACAATCATACAGCAAAATGAACTCCGAAAGGCAAAGAAATTGGAGGAGTTGATGAAAGAGCTGGAAGTAGAAGCTGATGAAGAGAACCTGGAACTGGAGATTGAAGTAGAGCAAATGTTGCAACAGCAGGAAACAGAAGCTAGAAGTCAAGAGATTGAGACACAAAAGCTAGCTCAGGTTGATGTGCAATGTACAGATTCTCAGACTTTGAGTAAAGAACATGAAAATGAAAACCTTACAAACATTAATGGAGCAACTTAG
- the GORAB gene encoding RAB6-interacting golgin isoform X1: MKQRILRRPTQTRRGRFSRAAFRFHGCTCTYAEANRARPEGRPDFPKKGGGFWRRGSGRWSRLRGGTMAGGWAGFSERELRQLQGHRKDLPGPPFKKQNQGPSINKSRQCLQQKKAPQKIEKILELPDGAALSPLEKAEKQEARNQQVEVELKQSCNSDPTAATSHQLVKKKMELQERSRWEILQEEQKLMEEKNKRKKAFLAKAIAERKRYEKAELEYVAAKLDLQKKTDVKEQLAEHLSTIIQQNELRKAKKLEELMKELEVEADEENLELEIEVEQMLQQQETEARSQEIETQKLAQVDVQCTDSQTLSKEHENENLTNINGAT, encoded by the exons ATGAAGCAGAGAATATTACGGCGCCCCACCCAAACCAGGCGAGGCCGCTTCAGTAGAGCTGCCTTTCGTTTCCATGGCTGCACGTGTACATACGCTGAAGCAAACCGCGCGAGGCCTGAAGGAAGGCCGGATTTTCCCAAGAAAGGGGGCGGATTTTGGAGACGTGGCAGCGGAAGGTGGAGTAGGCTAAGAGGAGGCACTATGGCAGGGGGCTGGGCCGGATTCTCGGAGCGGGAGCTTCGGCAGCTTCAGGGGCATCGCAAAG ATCTGCCAGGACCCCCGTTCAAAAAACAAAATCAAGGGCCTTCTATAAATAAAAGCCGCCAATGTTTGCAGCAGAAAAAAGCTCCTCAAAAGATAGAAAAAATATTGGAATTGCCAGATGGAGCAGCATTATCACCCCTGGAGAAGGCTGAGAAACAGGAGGCCAGAAATCAACAGGTGGAAGTTGAACTTAAACAATCATGTAATAGTGACCCAACTGCAGCAACAAGTCATCAGCTtgtgaaaaagaaaatggaatt GCAGGAGAGGTCTCGGTGGGAAATCCTTCAAGAAGAGCAGAAActgatggaagaaaaaaataaacgcAAGAAGGCTTTCCTTGCTAAAGCCATTGCTGAAAG gaaGCGTTATGAAAAAGCAGAATTAGAGTATGTGGCTGCAAAACTGGATCTCCAAAAGAAAACAGACGTTAAAGAACAACTTGCAGAGCACTTGAGCACAATCATACAGCAAAATGAACTCCGAAAGGCAAAGAAATTGGAGGAGTTGATGAAAGAGCTGGAAGTAGAAGCTGATGAAGAGAACCTGGAACTGGAGATTGAAGTAGAGCAAATGTTGCAACAGCAGGAAACAGAAGCTAGAAGTCAAGAGATTGAGACACAAAAGCTAGCTCAGGTTGATGTGCAATGTACAGATTCTCAGACTTTGAGTAAAGAACATGAAAATGAAAACCTTACAAACATTAATGGAGCAACTTAG